The following proteins are co-located in the Catenulispora sp. MAP5-51 genome:
- a CDS encoding NADPH-dependent F420 reductase has translation MATIAVLGNGRVGGSLAEALIRAGHEVTVAGPSPASAADAARKAQIVINATPGAGSLERLAALREQMQGKILIDVSNATVDGPDGLPADLLYPGSSLAEHLQEALPDTHVVKTLNTMLYPAMTAPATLTQPPTAFLSGQDTQAKQIVRGLLADLGWHQEWITDLGGIQTARAEAAILFVPHVIRSSGLAPFAISIAR, from the coding sequence ATGGCCACCATCGCCGTTCTCGGAAACGGCCGCGTTGGCGGCAGCCTCGCCGAGGCCCTCATCCGGGCCGGGCATGAGGTGACCGTGGCGGGCCCCTCGCCAGCCTCCGCCGCCGACGCCGCCCGGAAAGCACAGATAGTCATCAACGCCACCCCGGGGGCCGGGTCGCTGGAGCGGCTCGCCGCGCTGCGCGAGCAGATGCAAGGCAAAATCCTGATAGACGTCTCCAACGCCACCGTCGACGGACCGGACGGACTGCCCGCCGACCTGCTCTACCCCGGCTCAAGCCTCGCCGAACACCTCCAAGAAGCACTCCCCGACACCCACGTCGTCAAGACCCTCAACACGATGCTCTACCCGGCGATGACCGCACCCGCCACGCTGACCCAGCCGCCGACCGCCTTCCTGTCCGGCCAGGACACGCAAGCCAAGCAAATCGTTCGCGGACTACTCGCGGACCTCGGCTGGCACCAGGAGTGGATCACGGACCTCGGAGGGATCCAGACCGCGCGAGCCGAGGCCGCGATCCTGTTCGTTCCACACGTGATCCGATCCAGCGGACTCGCGCCCTTCGCGATCTCGATCGCCCGCTGA
- a CDS encoding helix-turn-helix transcriptional regulator yields MATRRQIDRPALGAFLRRRREALSPDGMAPPSTTRRRTPGMRREEVADLAGMSVNYYERLERATGPQPSDAVLDAIARTLRLSDDEIAHLYALAGHGAPRRAPAADTVDPGLRIALDALAPDTAGLVLGRTGEVLAANVLGAAIFGGMSAGNIVERWFTDRAWRDALSPPDDQEPTSRAYVADLRASLGGDGDPAAEAFIRRMRTASAQFSDLWDQHEVAVIRAGTKVLLHPRGRLDLECAVLPGQEPGQRLTLFRAAAHTPTAARLPLIAAYPLGQA; encoded by the coding sequence GTGGCAACGAGACGGCAGATCGACCGCCCGGCACTCGGTGCGTTCCTGCGCCGGCGCCGGGAGGCCCTTTCGCCGGATGGCATGGCCCCGCCGTCCACGACCCGGCGGCGCACGCCGGGCATGCGCCGCGAGGAGGTCGCCGACCTGGCCGGTATGTCGGTCAACTACTACGAGCGGTTGGAGCGGGCCACCGGGCCGCAGCCCTCCGACGCCGTGCTCGACGCCATCGCCCGCACCCTGCGCCTGTCCGACGATGAGATCGCGCACCTGTATGCGCTCGCCGGGCACGGGGCACCCCGCCGCGCCCCGGCGGCGGACACGGTCGATCCGGGCCTGCGCATCGCCCTGGATGCTCTGGCACCCGACACCGCCGGACTGGTCCTCGGCCGCACCGGCGAGGTGCTGGCCGCGAACGTACTCGGCGCGGCGATCTTCGGCGGCATGAGCGCAGGCAACATCGTCGAGCGCTGGTTCACCGATCGGGCCTGGCGCGACGCGCTGAGCCCACCCGACGACCAGGAGCCGACCAGCCGCGCCTACGTGGCGGACCTGCGCGCATCCCTCGGCGGCGACGGCGACCCGGCGGCCGAGGCGTTCATCCGCCGGATGCGAACGGCCAGCGCACAGTTCAGCGACCTCTGGGACCAACACGAGGTGGCCGTCATCCGGGCCGGGACGAAGGTGCTGCTGCATCCCCGCGGCCGACTCGACCTGGAGTGCGCCGTGCTGCCCGGGCAGGAGCCGGGTCAGCGGCTCACACTGTTCCGGGCGGCCGCACATACCCCCACGGCCGCGCGGCTTCCGCTGATCGCCGCCTATCCACTTGGTCAGGCCTGA
- a CDS encoding RNA polymerase sigma factor has translation MAGTFGDVGGARGAPSDASLVREAQSGDVQSLGLLLARHRPRMHKIALSLLGYVPEAEDAVQDAALIALRRIGDLRDPDAVAPWLSTVVRNICHAQLRARSATTVDDAVLLNLPSTEPDPEELLERQVSGAWIWHVLDQLSPTLRLVTMLRYFTDVTSYESIATVCGVPVGTVRSRLHEARAKLGAALQATVDAAYGDVSAHAAAHRRVAEEMMRAPYDGRFAEAVGERFSSTVETVWPTGRVTRGPQSLIRAMHSDLDDGVRHRIVNVVASQNVVIWEADLVNPPYDPFHCPPGVVWVQSLDGGRVRKVRLLHKPRPQQFPK, from the coding sequence ATGGCGGGCACGTTCGGGGATGTAGGTGGGGCGCGTGGGGCGCCGTCTGACGCGAGTCTGGTTCGCGAAGCGCAGAGCGGAGACGTCCAAAGCCTGGGGCTGTTGCTCGCCAGGCACCGGCCCCGCATGCACAAGATCGCGCTGAGTCTGTTGGGATACGTTCCGGAGGCCGAGGACGCCGTACAGGACGCGGCACTGATCGCACTGCGCCGGATCGGGGATCTGCGTGATCCCGACGCGGTGGCGCCGTGGCTTTCCACGGTGGTGCGCAACATCTGCCACGCCCAGTTGCGTGCGCGGTCCGCCACGACGGTTGACGACGCGGTCCTCCTCAACCTGCCGTCAACGGAGCCCGACCCGGAGGAACTGCTGGAGCGTCAGGTCTCGGGTGCTTGGATCTGGCATGTGCTCGACCAGCTCTCACCGACGCTTCGGCTGGTGACGATGCTGCGCTACTTCACCGACGTGACGAGTTACGAGAGCATCGCGACCGTTTGCGGGGTTCCCGTGGGTACCGTACGCAGTCGGCTCCATGAGGCCCGCGCCAAACTCGGTGCGGCACTCCAGGCGACGGTGGACGCTGCGTACGGTGACGTGAGCGCGCATGCCGCCGCACACCGCCGGGTCGCCGAGGAGATGATGCGTGCTCCCTATGACGGCAGGTTCGCTGAGGCCGTGGGCGAGCGTTTCTCTTCCACGGTGGAGACGGTCTGGCCCACCGGGCGGGTCACCAGAGGCCCGCAGAGCCTGATCCGGGCGATGCACTCGGACCTGGACGACGGTGTACGCCACCGCATCGTCAATGTCGTGGCCAGCCAGAACGTTGTCATCTGGGAGGCGGATCTGGTCAATCCGCCCTATGACCCGTTTCACTGCCCGCCTGGTGTGGTGTGGGTACAGAGCCTCGACGGCGGTCGGGTACGGAAGGTGCGGCTGCTGCACAAGCCCCGGCCGCAACAATTTCCAAAATAG
- a CDS encoding GNAT family N-acetyltransferase — MHTTSATLAAAVTEGLEAEFMYRCETNTPEPARTVLGLATTRIADGVAMSMRNDPSGYWSKALGFGTREPVSAELIDRVLDFYRAQDSPRAAIQIAPSARPENWESILATRSLRPGTTLLKLACPIGEARPAGTTNLRVGPVTESDAQEWAAVIIGTFFGEPYEGLTDMYTALASHPDFQAFAVWDGSDIVAGASLFIDGELGHLNSGATLAGHRGQGAQSALIAARAEAARKAGCRWLVTEVAKPSSEGANPSLNNMQRAGLHVLYERQNVIWEGDNAGDVAAA; from the coding sequence ATGCACACCACTTCTGCCACCCTCGCAGCCGCAGTGACCGAAGGCCTTGAGGCCGAGTTCATGTATCGCTGCGAGACGAACACGCCCGAGCCGGCCAGGACTGTGCTCGGGCTCGCGACCACACGCATCGCCGACGGTGTCGCCATGTCCATGCGCAACGATCCTTCGGGATATTGGAGCAAGGCGCTCGGATTCGGCACCCGCGAGCCGGTCAGCGCCGAGCTGATCGACCGGGTCCTGGACTTCTACCGGGCTCAGGACAGCCCTCGCGCCGCCATCCAGATCGCCCCGTCGGCACGCCCCGAGAACTGGGAGTCCATCCTCGCCACCCGCAGCCTGCGGCCGGGCACCACCCTGCTGAAGCTGGCCTGCCCGATCGGCGAGGCCCGACCGGCCGGGACCACGAACCTTCGGGTCGGCCCGGTCACCGAAAGCGACGCACAGGAGTGGGCGGCGGTCATCATCGGAACCTTCTTCGGCGAGCCGTACGAGGGGCTCACCGACATGTACACGGCACTGGCCTCGCACCCGGATTTTCAGGCGTTCGCGGTCTGGGACGGGTCCGACATCGTGGCCGGCGCAAGCCTGTTCATCGATGGCGAACTCGGCCACCTGAACTCTGGTGCCACCCTGGCCGGCCACCGGGGGCAGGGCGCCCAGTCGGCACTGATAGCCGCCCGCGCCGAGGCGGCCAGGAAAGCGGGCTGCCGATGGCTGGTCACAGAGGTCGCCAAGCCCAGCTCCGAAGGCGCCAACCCTTCGCTGAACAACATGCAGCGCGCGGGCCTTCACGTCCTGTACGAACGCCAAAACGTCATCTGGGAAGGCGACAACGCAGGCGACGTCGCCGCCGCCTGA
- a CDS encoding VOC family protein: MSEEQREPSEPTVRELRLVVTAEDYEAALRFYRDALGLPERAAFASPDGRVTILEAGRATLEIADPGHAAFIDEVEVGRRVAGHLRVAFQVDDAAAATDDLAAAGAEVVAPPTRTPWNSLNARLDAPGSLHVTLFTELGDADSEA; encoded by the coding sequence ATGTCTGAGGAACAAAGGGAACCCTCGGAACCCACCGTCCGTGAGCTCCGACTGGTGGTGACCGCCGAGGACTACGAGGCCGCGCTGCGTTTCTACCGCGACGCCCTGGGCCTGCCCGAGCGCGCCGCCTTCGCCTCCCCGGACGGCCGGGTCACCATCCTGGAGGCCGGCCGGGCGACCCTGGAGATCGCCGACCCCGGCCACGCCGCCTTCATCGACGAGGTCGAGGTCGGCCGCCGGGTGGCCGGCCACCTCCGCGTCGCCTTCCAGGTCGACGACGCGGCGGCGGCGACCGACGACCTGGCCGCCGCCGGTGCGGAGGTCGTGGCCCCACCGACCCGGACCCCGTGGAACTCGCTCAACGCCCGCCTGGACGCGCCCGGTTCGCTGCACGTGACACTGTTCACCGAACTCGGGGACGCCGACAGCGAGGCCTGA